A part of Nesterenkonia lutea genomic DNA contains:
- a CDS encoding exodeoxyribonuclease III gives MRIASVNVNGIRAAHRKGMGEWLADREIDILALQEVRANEEILTRLVAEMTEPTGHQWHVHEHEAADKGRAGVAIISRTAPVATRTGIGGGHSEDDGRWIEADYTLGDGTTLTVISVYVHSGEVGTTKQEHKMRFLADMAEYLPRLAARTDHILVMGDLNVGHRELDIKNWNGNVKNSGFLPEERAYFDRYFGELGYVDIARTLAGEVEGPYTWWSYRGKAFDNDTGWRIDYHMATPQLAGLASNLKVDRALDYSLRWSDHAPLVVDYRLP, from the coding sequence ATGCGCATCGCCTCGGTGAACGTCAACGGGATCCGTGCAGCTCACCGCAAGGGCATGGGCGAGTGGCTGGCGGACCGGGAGATCGACATCCTGGCCCTGCAGGAGGTGCGGGCGAACGAGGAGATCCTGACCAGGCTCGTCGCCGAGATGACCGAGCCCACCGGGCATCAGTGGCACGTCCACGAGCACGAGGCCGCGGACAAGGGTCGTGCCGGCGTCGCGATCATCTCCCGCACCGCACCCGTCGCGACCCGCACGGGAATCGGCGGGGGCCATTCCGAGGACGACGGCCGCTGGATCGAAGCCGACTACACGCTCGGTGACGGCACGACGCTGACCGTGATCAGCGTCTACGTGCATTCCGGCGAGGTGGGCACCACCAAGCAGGAGCACAAGATGCGATTCCTGGCCGATATGGCCGAATACCTGCCCAGGCTGGCCGCGCGCACCGACCACATCCTGGTGATGGGCGATCTCAACGTCGGCCACCGGGAGCTCGACATCAAGAACTGGAACGGCAATGTGAAGAACTCCGGATTCCTTCCGGAGGAGCGCGCCTATTTCGACCGGTACTTCGGCGAGCTCGGCTATGTGGATATCGCCCGCACCCTGGCCGGTGAGGTCGAGGGGCCCTACACCTGGTGGTCCTACCGCGGGAAGGCCTTCGACAACGACACCGGATGGCGCATCGACTATCACATGGCCACGCCGCAGCTGGCCGGGCTGGCCTCGAACCTCAAGGTCGACCGAGCCCTGGACTATTCGCTGCGCTGGTCCGACCATGCGCCGCTGGTCGTCGACTACCGGCTGCCCTGA
- the trpS gene encoding tryptophan--tRNA ligase yields MTERVLSGMQPSADSLHLGNYLGALVNWVKMQERYDAFFFIPDMHAITVQQDPAELRMRVRRTAAQYIAGGLDVERSTLFVQSHVPEHAQLGWIMTCLTGMGEASRMTQFKDKSAKQGADAAGVGLFTYPMLQAADILLYQPHGVPVGEDQKQHVELSRNLAQRFNHRYGETFRVPEPFIPESGARIYDLQNPTAKMSKSAQSPNGLLNLMDTDKQIAKRIKSAVTDDGGEIRFDRAEKPGVSNLLSIYSAVTDRPVQEIVDEYQGRMYGHLKVDLAEVVVARLGPIRDRAEELLEDPAQLDALLATGAAKARSVAGETLAEVYEKIGFLPAAG; encoded by the coding sequence GTGACTGAGCGCGTACTCTCCGGGATGCAGCCCTCGGCTGACTCCCTGCACCTGGGTAACTACCTGGGAGCGCTGGTCAACTGGGTGAAGATGCAGGAGCGCTATGACGCCTTCTTCTTCATCCCGGACATGCATGCGATCACGGTGCAGCAGGATCCGGCCGAGCTGCGCATGCGAGTGCGCAGGACCGCCGCGCAGTACATCGCCGGGGGCCTCGACGTCGAACGCTCCACGCTCTTCGTGCAGTCCCACGTGCCCGAGCATGCGCAGCTGGGCTGGATCATGACCTGCCTGACCGGCATGGGCGAAGCCTCGCGGATGACCCAGTTCAAGGACAAGTCCGCCAAGCAGGGCGCCGATGCGGCCGGCGTCGGACTCTTCACCTACCCCATGCTGCAGGCCGCCGACATCCTGCTCTACCAGCCGCACGGCGTCCCGGTGGGGGAGGACCAGAAGCAGCACGTGGAGCTCTCCCGCAACCTCGCTCAGCGGTTCAACCACCGCTATGGCGAGACCTTCCGCGTGCCCGAGCCCTTCATCCCCGAGTCGGGGGCGCGCATCTATGACCTGCAGAACCCCACTGCGAAGATGTCCAAGTCCGCGCAGTCGCCGAACGGCCTGCTGAACCTGATGGACACCGATAAGCAGATCGCCAAGCGGATCAAGTCAGCCGTGACCGACGACGGCGGCGAGATCCGCTTCGACCGCGCCGAGAAGCCGGGCGTCTCGAACCTGCTGAGCATCTACTCCGCGGTGACCGACCGCCCCGTCCAGGAGATCGTGGACGAGTACCAGGGCAGGATGTATGGCCACCTCAAGGTGGACCTGGCCGAGGTGGTGGTCGCCCGGCTCGGGCCCATCAGGGATCGTGCCGAGGAGCTGCTGGAGGACCCGGCGCAGCTCGACGCCCTGCTCGCCACAGGTGCCGCGAAGGCGCGCTCGGTGGCGGGGGAGACCCTCGCCGAGGTCTACGAGAAGATCGGGTTCCTCCCGGCGGCGGGATGA
- a CDS encoding YihY/virulence factor BrkB family protein, with protein MNEDPSRLRPRTGGLGVIAGHARAAAKVMNDREEVSGMVNPLDLDALRRREVRARRDWGHARRAGRSRVQMIGPSLYWGLTRLDTMRGMRIINLFLFHYGTVMAAGAAYMMFFSVSAALVAGFSVAGIVIGGDAELQQTIVDLTNDALPGVVGEGGLATEERLFDTQGFGLTLVVSLVVATVASLSWINGLRAGIRSIFDRPLMDENVLLVKARDLLVMLLLGSMLLAATATSLLSTELFNFSADILGWDLTWLEGVVGTVLTVAVPLILDLLVAVLVFRVASRVVMPVSVLWRAALIAAVGSSLLRNLSTVLLSGVEGGNLIVSSFATVLGFFIYFFVLSLVYLLSAAWAAIATDHRLRREGPAGRVR; from the coding sequence GTGAATGAGGACCCTTCTCGGCTGCGGCCACGGACCGGCGGGCTCGGTGTGATCGCCGGGCACGCGCGCGCGGCCGCGAAGGTGATGAATGACCGTGAAGAGGTCTCGGGGATGGTCAACCCGCTCGACCTCGACGCGCTGCGCCGCCGGGAGGTCAGGGCGCGTCGCGACTGGGGCCATGCTCGCCGCGCCGGGCGCAGCCGGGTCCAGATGATCGGGCCGAGCCTCTACTGGGGGCTCACCCGGCTGGACACGATGCGTGGAATGCGGATCATCAACCTGTTCCTGTTCCATTACGGGACGGTCATGGCCGCGGGTGCGGCGTACATGATGTTCTTCTCCGTCTCGGCGGCCCTGGTGGCGGGCTTCTCCGTGGCCGGGATCGTGATCGGCGGAGATGCGGAGCTGCAGCAAACGATCGTGGACCTGACCAACGACGCGCTGCCCGGGGTCGTCGGCGAAGGGGGGCTCGCCACGGAGGAGCGGCTCTTCGACACCCAGGGGTTCGGACTCACGCTGGTGGTCTCGCTGGTCGTGGCCACCGTCGCCTCACTCAGCTGGATCAACGGGCTTCGTGCCGGGATCCGGAGCATCTTCGACCGCCCGCTCATGGATGAGAACGTGCTGCTGGTCAAGGCGCGGGACCTTCTGGTCATGCTGCTGCTGGGGAGCATGCTCCTGGCCGCCACGGCCACCAGCCTTCTCTCCACGGAGCTCTTCAACTTCAGCGCTGACATCCTGGGCTGGGATCTGACCTGGCTCGAAGGTGTGGTCGGCACTGTGCTGACCGTGGCGGTGCCGCTGATCCTGGATCTGCTGGTCGCGGTCCTGGTCTTCCGCGTGGCCTCGCGGGTGGTGATGCCGGTCTCGGTGCTGTGGCGGGCCGCGCTGATCGCCGCGGTCGGTTCCTCCCTGCTGCGCAATCTCTCCACGGTTCTGCTCAGCGGGGTCGAAGGCGGCAACCTGATCGTGTCTTCCTTCGCCACGGTGCTCGGCTTCTTCATCTACTTCTTCGTGCTCAGCCTGGTCTACCTGCTCTCCGCGGCCTGGGCGGCCATCGCCACCGACCACCGCCTCCGGCGGGAGGGCCCCGCCGGTCGCGTCCGCTGA
- a CDS encoding four-helix bundle copper-binding protein, translated as MTHVTEMLKAHPRGARVGDQEKLAACIAACYECSQTCTACADACLSEPSAGELTSCISTDQDCADICLATGRVLSRLTGENTALVRAALSACIEATQACAKECEQHAEMHDHCRICAEACRRCESACQELLSTLS; from the coding sequence ATGACTCACGTGACCGAGATGCTCAAAGCACATCCCCGCGGCGCCCGCGTCGGCGACCAGGAGAAGCTCGCAGCGTGCATCGCCGCCTGCTATGAGTGCTCCCAGACCTGCACCGCCTGTGCCGACGCCTGCCTGAGCGAGCCCAGCGCCGGGGAGCTGACTTCCTGCATCAGCACCGATCAGGACTGCGCGGACATCTGCCTCGCCACCGGCCGCGTGCTGAGCCGGCTGACCGGGGAGAACACGGCGCTCGTGCGTGCGGCGCTGAGCGCCTGCATCGAGGCGACCCAGGCCTGCGCGAAGGAATGCGAACAGCACGCCGAGATGCATGACCACTGCCGCATCTGCGCAGAGGCCTGCCGCCGCTGCGAATCCGCCTGCCAGGAGCTGCTCAGCACACTGAGCTGA